GCTGTGTCTGATCCTGTGCGATAACGAAACCCACGCCCCTCTCGGGGTGACGGGCTACATTCATCGTGCAGAAGCGTGCGCTGAGGTTGGGTTTCTGTTGGCACCTGACGCGCAGGGAAAGGGATACGGAACAGAATCGTTACGGGCCGTCTGTGATTACGCATTTACCCGTGGTGGTCTGCGCCGTCTGACCGCCTGCGTCACCGAAGGTAATCAGGCTTCCAGGCATCTGCTGGAGAAAGTGGGATTTGTACTGGAAGGCACGCTCAGGGAGAGTTACTGGCTGCAACAGCGCTGGCATAATGACTGGCTGCTGGGGCTATTAAAACAGGACTATATTACGACCGCAGGATCTCCGGTCGTAATATAATTACAGGTTATTACGACTGAACCAACAGCATGGCCGCCTGGGTACGATTTTTCACATCCAGTCGGCGATAAAGTGATTCAAGATGCGCCTTCACCGTTCCGGTGCTGATATTTAGTGCGCGGCCAATTTCCTTATTTGACTCACCTGACGCCAGCATTGCTAAAATCTCTCGTTGACGAGTGCTTAGCGTATTAATATCGCGGCATTCCGTGGGCGGCGTCGTTAACCATTCGCCGGGTAGCAACATCATCCCCATCGCGACGCTGTTGATCGCCAGCGCAAATTTTTCCGGCTCAGAATCACGTGGAATAATGGCCAATACGTTATATTGCGCCAGTTCCTGCAACCCTTTTTTACCGCAGTCTGTCGCGATGATTAAGGTTTTGACGAGTGGGAACTGTTGCACCGTTTTTTGCAGAAGCCAACGGCAAAATTCGCCGTCAAGATCGCCATCCAGCATAAGCAGGGCTTCCGGGTTCTCTTCCAGTTTGTACCAGAGTTCATCGGCCTGACTGACACCCTGAATACTCACTCCTGGAATTCGCTGTTGTAAA
The DNA window shown above is from Citrobacter farmeri and carries:
- a CDS encoding GNAT family N-acetyltransferase encodes the protein MPILKTARLTCRPIDSADWPFFLALQQNPDVMRHVADARSESEIREAFDSRLPAWHPGDAHWLCLILCDNETHAPLGVTGYIHRAEACAEVGFLLAPDAQGKGYGTESLRAVCDYAFTRGGLRRLTACVTEGNQASRHLLEKVGFVLEGTLRESYWLQQRWHNDWLLGLLKQDYITTAGSPVVI
- a CDS encoding helix-turn-helix transcriptional regulator, encoding MQIIMFDRQSIFIHGMKISLQQRIPGVSIQGVSQADELWYKLEENPEALLMLDGDLDGEFCRWLLQKTVQQFPLVKTLIIATDCGKKGLQELAQYNVLAIIPRDSEPEKFALAINSVAMGMMLLPGEWLTTPPTECRDINTLSTRQREILAMLASGESNKEIGRALNISTGTVKAHLESLYRRLDVKNRTQAAMLLVQS